In a single window of the Tigriopus californicus strain San Diego chromosome 2, Tcal_SD_v2.1, whole genome shotgun sequence genome:
- the LOC131892676 gene encoding cytochrome P450 315a1, mitochondrial-like, giving the protein MFVPKLTLVFGQPLFSEHSQFQVCKIPANMLKATLSLRGTLFHGPPRASFCRSNHIIYMKVLDGTTMEEAKIPPTSHIHRHNQASHHRMGPLFRQYFSYCSEGLWVGCKDLVREVSHAPHITPMCIYPVMWRLFEEKSGVKRGLSMNDLDAWHSNEAALKSLVINPTGLNHPMHPLISAQRLTDKWKSRNGSFTPHFDLEIWAIESSLTYLFGDSIDLFDTQLYHYCLKQMKKNIVALNLSFCPEEAALESSIWEGFKEAGVQALRMGREFSAATRESGGSGLVHQMRASGLWSEDDLNSLLADVLMNSSVNLMKTAMWIVHVMSSSTSIAEHLAKNSNDIGYIRLLLNETFRFFPVTPYLTKMNTEVLKLGGWEIPKGHLMIMSYFTLAQEEFFWQSDKYFWPERWDHCYDRDVNWRFSYSTLPIGFKINDCAFLKMTEEQLIPLVQVLASNLSLEQSNMTKYPDTKRAMDLSGLPSQPLVIQTNLRQANMRLHSML; this is encoded by the coding sequence ATGTTTGTCCCCAAATTGACCTTAGTCTTTGGACAACCATTGTTCAGTGAACattctcaatttcaagtttgtaAGATCCCCGCAAACATGCTAAAAGCCACTCTTTCCCTTCGTGgaacgttattccatggaccACCGCGTGCTTCTTTTTGCCGGTCCAACCACATCATCTACATGAAAGTATTGGATGGGACCACCATGGAAGAAGCCAAGATTCCACCCACGTCGCACATTCATCGGCACAATCAGGCCAGCCACCACCGGATGGGACCCCTGTTCCGGCAATACTTCAGCTACTGCTCCGAGGGTCTGTGGGTCGGGTGCAAGGATCTAGTTCGGGAAGTGTCCCACGCTCCCCATATCACTCCAATGTGTATTTACCCCGTGATGTGGCGgctctttgaagagaaatccGGGGTCAAGAGAGGACTGTCCATGAATGACCTCGACGCTTGGCACTCGAATGAAGCGGCCTTGAAGAGTTTGGTGATCAATCCAACGGGTCTGAACCATCCAATGCATCCTCTGATATCTGCTCAGCGATTAACGGACAAGTGGAAATCGCGTAATGGTTCCTTCACGCCTCATTTCGATCTGGAAATCTGGGCCATCGAAAGCTCTCTGACCTACCTCTTTGGCGATTCCATCGACCTCTTTGACACGCAATTGTATCATTACtgtttgaagcaaatgaagaagaatATTGTGGCCCTTAATCTGTCGTTTTGCCCGGAAGAAGCTGCATTGGAGAGCAGCATTTGGGAAGGCTTCAAAGAGGCCGGAGTTCAGGCCCTCAGAATGGGCCGAGAATTCTCTGCAGCGACGAGAGAAAGTGGAGGATCCGGATTAGTTCATCAAATGAGAGCCTCGGGTCTCTGGAGCGAAGACGATTTGAACAGCCTCTTGGCTGATGTTTTGATGAATTCTTCAGTGAACTTGATGAAAACCGCCATGTGGATAGTTCATGTGATGTCCTCAAGTACATCCATTGCCGAGCATCTGGCCAAGAACTCCAATGACATCGGATATATTCGATTGTTACTCAACGAAACCTTTCGCTTCTTCCCTGTCACTCCGTATTTGACTAAAATGAACACGGAAGTCCTCAAACTTGGCGGATGGGAGATCCCCAAAGGCCACCTAATGATCATGTCCTATTTCACTTTAGCCCAGGAAGAATTTTTCTGGCAGAGTGATAAATATTTCTGGCCTGAACGGTGGGATCATTGCTACGATCGTGATGTCAATTGGCGGTTTTCTTACTCGACTCTCCCCATTGGGTTCAAGATCAACGATTGTGCCTTCTTGAAAATGACCGAGGAGCAATTGATCCCCTTGGTGCAAGTTCTTGCGTCGAATTTGTCCCTCGAGCAATCCAATATGACCAAATATCCGGACACTAAACGTGCCATGGATCTCTCCGGATTGCCAAGTCAACCTCTTGtcattcaaacaaatcttCGACAAGCGAACATGAGATTGCATTCCATGTTATAA
- the LOC131892677 gene encoding ceramide synthase 6-like, with amino-acid sequence MQSLWDDEFWLPPNVTWSDLEGTRNGINFRKISDLWYPLFGAGVILVLRFVIEQKLARPIGIGMGMKANTRRPPRPNPILEKVYEKTSKPEGRQVDALAKQTDLSTREVELWFRKRWLASKPSTLDKFCESFWRSVYYTALYAYSWIILWDKSWFWDITNCWHLYPLHPMTTDVWWYYMVELAFYWSLLCSQFFDAKRSDFYAMFTHHVATILLLSLSLICNLFRVGTLVLWVHDCADVFLETAKAFKYAKYPKTSDVFFYFFAISWIATRLGYFPTWILYSITVEAPQFIQYYGAYNVFSGLLSILLILNLFWAYHIFKMAYLGFMAPDGRVGKDSRSDSEDESDSPSHT; translated from the coding sequence ATGCAATCCTTATGGGACGACGAGTTCTGGCTCCCTCCAAATGTCACATGGAGTGATCTGGAGGGCACGAGGAATGGAATCAACTTTAGGAAAATTAGCGATCTGTGGTATCCCCTCTTTGGTGCCGGAGTCATTTTGGTGCTTCGATTTGTGATAGAACAGAAACTGGCCAGACCCATCGGAATTGGCATGGGCATGAAGGCCAACACTCGCCGTCCACCGCGACCCAATCCAATCTTGGAAAAGGTGTACGAGAAAACAAGCAAACCGGAGGGCCGACAAGTGGACGCCCTTGCCAAGCAAACTGATTTGTCCACACGGGAAGTGGAACTTTGGTTCCGAAAACGCTGGCTGGCCAGCAAACCAAGCACTTTGGACAAGTTCTGCGAATCCTTCTGGAGGTCCGTGTACTACACGGCCTTGTACGCCTACAGTTGGATCATCCTGTGGGACAAGAGCTGGTTTTGGGACATTACCAATTGCTGGCATCTGTACCCATTGCATCCGATGACAACGGATGTCTGGTGGTACTACATGGTCGAATTGGCATTCTACTGGAGCTTGCTCTGTTCGCAGTTCTTCGATGCGAAACGGTCAGATTTCTACGCCATGTTCACGCATCACGTGGCCACAATCCTGCTGTTGTCGCTCTCGCTCATCTGCAATCTGTTTCGCGTGGGAACCTTAGTCCTATGGGTTCACGATTGCGCCGATGTGTTCTTGGAAACCGCCAAGGCGTTCAAGTACGCCAAATACCCCAAGACATCGGATGttttcttctacttcttcgCCATTTCTTGGATAGCCACGCGTCTAGGTTATTTCCCCACGTGGATTCTCTATAGCATCACGGTGGAGGCACCACAATTTATCCAGTACTATGGCGCCTACAACGTCTTCAGTGGGCTCCTGTCCATCTTGCTCATTCTGAATCTGTTTTGGGCCTACCATATATTCAAAATGGCCTATTTGGGCTTCATGGCCCCAGATGGTCGCGTTGGTAAGGATTCGCGGAGTGACTCCGAAGACGAGTCCGACTCTCCGTCCCATACTTGA